A stretch of Oncorhynchus mykiss isolate Arlee chromosome 26, USDA_OmykA_1.1, whole genome shotgun sequence DNA encodes these proteins:
- the LOC110506200 gene encoding neuronal acetylcholine receptor subunit alpha-7 isoform X1 produces MMGPWNALLYIAVTVCLLKVSLQGEPQRRLYKDLMANYNPLERPVFNDTHSLTVNFSFSLMQIMDVDEKNQVLTTNIWLQLYWNDYYLQWNQSEYPGVANVRFPDSQIWKPDILLYNSADERFDATFHTNVLVNSSGSCSYLPPGIFKSTCYIDVRWFPFDLQRCDLKFGSWTYGGWSLDLQMIEADITGYIPNGEWDLVEVPGRRNERFYDCCKEPYPDVTFTVVMRRRTLYYGLNLLIPCVLISTLALLVFLLPADSGEKISLGITVLLSLTVFMLLVAEIMPATSDSVPLIAQYFATTMVIVGLSVIATVLVLQYHHHDPDGSKMPKWTRVILLNWCAWFLRMKRPGEDRVRPACHNKHPRGSLTSMDLNTSASAPHSTNGNMLYIGLESMHYTTAATSPDSGVLCGRLVCGRGEDEVLLPTRPTSSAGSLEPDLAKLLDEVRYIAKRFRDQDEDELVCNEWKFAASVIDRLCLMAFSLFTILCTIGILMSAPNFVEAISKDFFT; encoded by the exons ATGATGGGTCCATGGAACGCTCTCCTCTACATTGCAGTCACTGTCTGCCTATTGAAGG TGTCCCTCCAAGGGGAACCCCAGCGGAGGCTGTACAAGGATCTTATGGCCAACTACAACCCACTAGAAAGGCCAGTGTTCAATGACACCCACTCCCTCACCGTCAACTTCAGCTTTAGTTTGATGCAGATCATGGACGTG GATGAGAAGAACCAGGTTTTAACAACCAACATATGGCTGCAGCTG TACTGGAATGATTATTACCTGCAGTGGAATCAGTCTGAGTACCCTGGGGTGGCCAATGTGAGATTCCCTGATAGCCAAATCTGGAAGCCAGACATCCTGCTGTATAACAG TGCCGACGAGAGGTTTGATGCTACCTTCCATACCAATGTGTTGGTCAACTCCTCTGGGTCCTGCTCCTACTTGCCTCCAG GCATCTTCAAGAGCACCTGCTACATCGATGTGCGCTGGTTTCCCTTTGATCTCCAGAGGTGTGACCTGAAATTTGGCTCTTGGACCTATGGGGGCTGGTCTCTGGACCTACAGATGATCGAGGCAGACATCACAGGTTACATCCCCAACGGAGAGTGGGACCTAGTGG aGGTGCCGGGGCGCAGAAACGAGCGCTTCTACGACTGTTGTAAGGAGCCTTACCCTGACGTAACCTTTACTGTGGTGATGCGTAGACGTACCCTCTACTATGGCCTCAACCTCCTCATCCCATGTGTTCTCATCTCCACCTTGGCCCTGCTTGTCTTCCTACTGCCTGCAGACTCTGGGGAGAAGATATCACTGG GGATAACAGTGCTGCTCTCACTGACCGTCTTCATGTTGCTGGTTGCAGAGATCATGCCTGCAACCTCTGACTCAGTACCTCTAATCG CTCAGTACTTTGCCACCACCATGGTCATTGTGGGTCTCTCTGTGATCGCTACGGTTCTGGTCTTACAATATCACCATCACGATCCTGATGGAAGCAAGATGCCTAAGTGG ACTCGGGTGATTCTGCTCAACTGGTGCGCCTGGTTCCTGCGTATGAAGCGGCCCGGTGAGGACCGTGTACGCCCGGCTTGCCACAACAAGCATCCCCGTGGGAGCCTCACCAGCATGGACCTGAACACCAGCGCCTCAGCCCCCCACTCCACCAACGGCAACATGCTCTACATCGGCCTGGAGAGCATGCACTACACTACAGCTGCCACCTCCCCCGACTCCGGAGTGCTGTGCGGCCGTCTGGTGTGTGGTCGGGGGGAGGACGAGGTGCTCTTGCCCACGCGGCCCACCTCTTCGGCGGGGAGCCTGGAGCCCGATCTGGCCAAGCTCCTGGATGAGGTGCGCTACATCGCCAAGCGTTTCCGCGACCAAGATGAGGATGAGTTGGTGTGCAACGAGTGGAAGTTTGCGGCGTCAGTGATCGACCGGCTCTGTCTCATGgccttctctctcttcaccatCCTCTGCACCATCGGTATCCTCATGTCGGCACCTAACTTTGTAGAAGCCATTTCCAAAGACTTCTTTACCTGA
- the LOC110506200 gene encoding neuronal acetylcholine receptor subunit alpha-7 isoform X2, translating to MIEADITGYIPNGEWDLVEVPGRRNERFYDCCKEPYPDVTFTVVMRRRTLYYGLNLLIPCVLISTLALLVFLLPADSGEKISLGITVLLSLTVFMLLVAEIMPATSDSVPLIAQYFATTMVIVGLSVIATVLVLQYHHHDPDGSKMPKWTRVILLNWCAWFLRMKRPGEDRVRPACHNKHPRGSLTSMDLNTSASAPHSTNGNMLYIGLESMHYTTAATSPDSGVLCGRLVCGRGEDEVLLPTRPTSSAGSLEPDLAKLLDEVRYIAKRFRDQDEDELVCNEWKFAASVIDRLCLMAFSLFTILCTIGILMSAPNFVEAISKDFFT from the exons ATGATCGAGGCAGACATCACAGGTTACATCCCCAACGGAGAGTGGGACCTAGTGG aGGTGCCGGGGCGCAGAAACGAGCGCTTCTACGACTGTTGTAAGGAGCCTTACCCTGACGTAACCTTTACTGTGGTGATGCGTAGACGTACCCTCTACTATGGCCTCAACCTCCTCATCCCATGTGTTCTCATCTCCACCTTGGCCCTGCTTGTCTTCCTACTGCCTGCAGACTCTGGGGAGAAGATATCACTGG GGATAACAGTGCTGCTCTCACTGACCGTCTTCATGTTGCTGGTTGCAGAGATCATGCCTGCAACCTCTGACTCAGTACCTCTAATCG CTCAGTACTTTGCCACCACCATGGTCATTGTGGGTCTCTCTGTGATCGCTACGGTTCTGGTCTTACAATATCACCATCACGATCCTGATGGAAGCAAGATGCCTAAGTGG ACTCGGGTGATTCTGCTCAACTGGTGCGCCTGGTTCCTGCGTATGAAGCGGCCCGGTGAGGACCGTGTACGCCCGGCTTGCCACAACAAGCATCCCCGTGGGAGCCTCACCAGCATGGACCTGAACACCAGCGCCTCAGCCCCCCACTCCACCAACGGCAACATGCTCTACATCGGCCTGGAGAGCATGCACTACACTACAGCTGCCACCTCCCCCGACTCCGGAGTGCTGTGCGGCCGTCTGGTGTGTGGTCGGGGGGAGGACGAGGTGCTCTTGCCCACGCGGCCCACCTCTTCGGCGGGGAGCCTGGAGCCCGATCTGGCCAAGCTCCTGGATGAGGTGCGCTACATCGCCAAGCGTTTCCGCGACCAAGATGAGGATGAGTTGGTGTGCAACGAGTGGAAGTTTGCGGCGTCAGTGATCGACCGGCTCTGTCTCATGgccttctctctcttcaccatCCTCTGCACCATCGGTATCCTCATGTCGGCACCTAACTTTGTAGAAGCCATTTCCAAAGACTTCTTTACCTGA